The DNA segment AAATTAAAAAGGAAATGGGTAACCTGGCACAATCCTGGCAAAGCGATGCATCAAATACCATTAGGGATAAGTTTAATGCACTTGCCCCGAGATTTGAAGAATATAAAAACGTTATTAACTCGTATGCGATTTTTTTAGACCAAACAGTTGATAACT comes from the Neobacillus sp. PS2-9 genome and includes:
- a CDS encoding pore-forming ESAT-6 family protein; its protein translation is MAAEGINISLPEVSSTAQSIKAINQDLSTRLEEIKKEMGNLAQSWQSDASNTIRDKFNALAPRFEEYKNVINSYAIFLDQTVDNYNQTETAINNNASQFK